In uncultured Campylobacter sp., the DNA window GTGTAGTGCATGTAGCCCTCGTGAGTGCCGATGGCGTTGCCTGCGCGATCGCGCACGATGCCGGGCATTTTGGTGTCCGTATGACGGTTCAAAACGTCGATGTAGGTGGTGTCCACAAAGCAGATCTCGCTGCTTTCGCTCGCAGAAGCGATCTGCGAAAGCTCCGCATAGGCGCGCGCAGCCTCTTTGACGTCCTTTTTATACATCCCTCCAAGCGGAAAGAGCATAAACTTAAGCGCGGCAGGATCGATGTTTGCTAAAAAATAGCTCTGATCTTTGCTAAGATCTATAGCGGCTTTTAAAAGCCCGTCCTCGATACGGACGTAATGCCCCGTAGCTAGGCGCTCAAAGCCCCGCTCGCGCGCGAATTCCAAGAGCTTACCGAGCTTTATGCGGCGGTTACACAGCGCGCACGGATTTGGCGTAAGACCGCCGATATAGGCCTGCACGAAGGGCTCGTAAACGTCGCGATTAAAATCCTCCTGCAGATCCAAAATGTGGATTTTTATACCCAAAAACTCGCCCACCTTGCAGACTTTGGCGATGTTTGCTTCGTGATAGCCGGGCTTTGCGTGCAGCTTCATATAGCAGCCCTGCACCTCGTGCCCCGCGTCTTGCAGTAGCTTCGCGCACATTGAGCTATCCACGCCGCCGCTCATCGCGACTAAAATTTTCATTCGTTCTCCTTACGTCGCACATCTGCCAAAATTTCATCCACGCTGTCGCAGAGTTTGAAATTTTGCAGATCGCTTTCGTTTATCGCGCCAGATTTTAGCAGCGAAGTGCGGAAAAACTCCATTAGCGGCGCGTAGAATTCCTCGTCGTAAAGATAGATCTGCGCGCGTTTAAAGCCCGTCTGCACCAGCACTAAAATTTCAAAAAATTCATCCAGCGTCCCAAATCCGCCAGGAAAGATGACGAAAATTTCGCTGTTTTCGATGAGAGCGCCTTTGCGCGGCGCAAATGCCGAAAATTTCGCGCCCTGCGTCAAAAAGCCGTTGCTTTTTTGTTCAAACGGCAGCATGATGTTAAAGCCCACGCTGTGCGTTCTTGCTCTCGCAAATGCGCCTCGGTTGGCGCCTTGCATAATGCCGCCACCGCCTCCGGTGATGATCGAGTATCCTAAATCGGCAAGCCCCTCGCAGAGCTTTTGCGCGTCTTTTACGTAACGATTATCCTCGCTAAAGCGCGCCGAGCCGAAGATCGTGGCGCTTTTGCCCACGTTTTTGAGATTGTCGCGGGCGATTTTGATGTCTTTTAAAATTTCTTTTAACTGCATGATTAATCTATCTTTTATGTATATTATTTAAAATTTTAGTTTTAAGAATACCATTAAATTTTTAAAATTCCGTTTAAAATGGCAGAATTTACGTGATTTAAAATCTCGTCGTAAATCATACTAGGTTGCTAAGCTTTCGTAAGAATCCGCCGACGCCGCGGTAAGCGCTCATATCGATCGGCTCGCAGCCCTGCTTGCTCAAAAATCGCGAGACGCTCTGTCTAAGCGCGATGGTAGCTGGCGAAAACGGATAGTGCGAGTTAAAAAGCGCGCGATTTTGTGAGCAGATGGCTACTTGTTTGCAAAACGGCACAAAGCCTAGCAGTTTAAAGCCCAGTTCGCTTATATTGCGGTGTGCAACCGACTTTAGATTGTCGTAGATCATAACGGCATCATCCTCGCTTGCGGTGAAATTTAGCAAAAACAAAACCTCTTTTTTGCTCGCTCCAAGCGTCTTTAAAAGCGCGTAGGTGTTGCTGATCGAGCAGGGTTCGTTCGCGCACAGCACGATATTTTCGTCGCCGATGCTCAAAAAATCTCCAAGATACTCAAGCCCCACATCGATCAAAATAAAATCGAAGATTCCCGCCTCTTTCAGCTCGCTTGCGAAGCGAGCGGGGCTTTCGTGAGCTTTTGCACTCGCGGAATTTCCTGCTTCTTCTGGATTTGATGAGCGGGTGGAATTTTTCATTTCATCTTCACTCGCGGAATTTTGAGAATTCTCGTCAGGGATTGAATTTTGCTTGGTGAAATCGTCGCTTTTAAAATTCTCTAGGCTTTTTGATTCTGTAAAATTCCATCCATCTTCGCAATTCTGCGGCTTTTTGGCTG includes these proteins:
- the mnmA gene encoding tRNA 2-thiouridine(34) synthase MnmA, whose translation is MKILVAMSGGVDSSMCAKLLQDAGHEVQGCYMKLHAKPGYHEANIAKVCKVGEFLGIKIHILDLQEDFNRDVYEPFVQAYIGGLTPNPCALCNRRIKLGKLLEFARERGFERLATGHYVRIEDGLLKAAIDLSKDQSYFLANIDPAALKFMLFPLGGMYKKDVKEAARAYAELSQIASASESSEICFVDTTYIDVLNRHTDTKMPGIVRDRAGNAIGTHEGYMHYTIGKRRGFTVHGAHEPHFVLSIDPHKNEIVVGGKDELATYEFDTENFNAFLSRDEILNMHGLGVKIRYRSAKLPVKILPREDGGVHAVLSSPAAGIAPAQLAVFYDERDRVVASGFIK
- a CDS encoding TIGR00730 family Rossman fold protein is translated as MQLKEILKDIKIARDNLKNVGKSATIFGSARFSEDNRYVKDAQKLCEGLADLGYSIITGGGGGIMQGANRGAFARARTHSVGFNIMLPFEQKSNGFLTQGAKFSAFAPRKGALIENSEIFVIFPGGFGTLDEFFEILVLVQTGFKRAQIYLYDEEFYAPLMEFFRTSLLKSGAINESDLQNFKLCDSVDEILADVRRKENE
- a CDS encoding P-loop NTPase; the encoded protein is MQTKIVNFLSAKGGVGKSVIAANFAEILSEQGYRTAIIEAPNLNNQEIILNALQRKRISLPSAIAIKISQNLTLVSPALASQNPASSQNSTNSTNSAAQNSIKNASSSADDCVMQNSMGSAQNREGDESLSSHNYAQKLTNSDGKNNSENSAASNSITNAAKNSTNCAAKKPQNCEDGWNFTESKSLENFKSDDFTKQNSIPDENSQNSASEDEMKNSTRSSNPEEAGNSASAKAHESPARFASELKEAGIFDFILIDVGLEYLGDFLSIGDENIVLCANEPCSISNTYALLKTLGASKKEVLFLLNFTASEDDAVMIYDNLKSVAHRNISELGFKLLGFVPFCKQVAICSQNRALFNSHYPFSPATIALRQSVSRFLSKQGCEPIDMSAYRGVGGFLRKLSNLV